The following proteins are co-located in the Ruminococcaceae bacterium KH2T8 genome:
- a CDS encoding ABC-2 family transporter protein, with protein MSRIFILTKNYLKLIFRAKSVLIITVVGALVVIAALTNVFHTLLDQAETEEDFTIGYEMDEDSRYALLEESIKSGFEDEGMTVIEYSDADPDALIRDEKIDVFIDFEGDSYSIKGRSNDEIDARIVQYVLYNVDHMMNGDMGKVEVSAGRIEAREQADADTYYTIVQTVYFSSLCSIFLCLIYIAERKQNIGIRFRSSTAGGARIYLGKLIACTLTAWLVMAFITGGLALFLFDIELGCPLLSISVMLFAILAFVSFGMLFLIIFDNPAASIGLFFMVIWFSGYAGGTFETYMLSSMSRSVKELSPLYYVNRTLVELSVNGQSDYLGRCLMVLTVMSVVSISLGMFITSKKKGV; from the coding sequence ATGAGCAGGATATTCATACTTACAAAGAACTATTTAAAGCTCATATTCAGAGCAAAGTCGGTCCTGATAATCACGGTCGTGGGAGCACTGGTCGTCATCGCGGCGCTTACGAATGTGTTTCATACGCTCCTTGATCAGGCTGAGACCGAAGAGGATTTTACCATCGGATATGAGATGGATGAAGACAGCAGATATGCTCTTTTGGAAGAGAGCATAAAGAGCGGATTCGAAGACGAAGGAATGACGGTGATCGAATATAGCGACGCCGATCCGGATGCCCTCATCAGGGATGAGAAGATAGATGTATTTATAGATTTCGAAGGCGATTCCTACAGCATCAAGGGTAGGAGCAACGATGAGATCGACGCAAGGATAGTTCAGTATGTGCTCTATAATGTTGACCACATGATGAACGGCGATATGGGTAAGGTCGAAGTCTCTGCGGGACGTATCGAAGCGCGTGAGCAGGCAGATGCCGATACGTACTACACCATAGTCCAAACGGTCTATTTCTCATCTTTGTGCTCGATATTCCTTTGCCTGATATACATTGCCGAGAGAAAGCAGAATATCGGAATAAGGTTCAGGAGCTCGACTGCAGGCGGAGCACGCATATATCTCGGCAAGCTCATTGCATGTACTTTGACGGCATGGCTTGTTATGGCATTCATAACGGGAGGTCTTGCACTCTTCCTGTTCGACATAGAGCTCGGATGTCCGCTCCTTAGCATAAGTGTCATGCTGTTCGCGATCCTGGCATTCGTATCTTTCGGAATGCTCTTCCTGATCATATTCGATAACCCGGCTGCATCAATCGGACTTTTTTTCATGGTCATCTGGTTCAGCGGATATGCGGGAGGAACTTTCGAGACATATATGCTGAGCTCGATGTCCCGGTCCGTGAAGGAATTGTCGCCTCTTTACTATGTCAACAGGACACTGGTAGAGCTGTCGGTCAACGGCCAAAGTGACTATCTCGGACGTTGTCTTATGGTGCTCACGGTAATGAGCGTAGTAAGCATCTCACTGGGTATGTTCATCACGAGTAAGAAGAAAGGTGTATAA
- a CDS encoding ABC-2 type transport system ATP-binding protein, which produces MSNTVVRLDGLIKKYDNRAVVDGLSLEIKEGEIFGLLGPNGAGKSTTMNMICSLLKPTAGEIELFGFNTRKDNNKIKPLIGYIPQELAIYGNLKAWENVELFTSLYGIKGQALKDAIDESLEFVKLSDKRNAFAKTFSGGMKRRLNIACALGHHPKLLIFDEPTVGIDPQSRNFILESIKEANKKGATVIYTSHYMEEVEAICTRIAIMDNGKIIAIGTKDELKDMVRKNRDEDISLEEVFLTLTGKKLRDYTEG; this is translated from the coding sequence ATGAGTAATACGGTAGTCAGATTAGACGGACTTATCAAGAAATACGATAACAGAGCAGTAGTAGACGGCCTCTCGCTCGAGATAAAGGAAGGCGAGATCTTCGGACTTTTAGGTCCCAACGGAGCAGGTAAGTCTACCACCATGAACATGATCTGTTCGCTCCTTAAGCCCACGGCCGGCGAGATCGAGCTGTTCGGCTTCAATACCAGAAAAGACAATAACAAGATCAAGCCTCTTATAGGCTATATCCCTCAGGAGCTTGCCATCTACGGTAATCTCAAGGCTTGGGAGAACGTCGAGCTCTTTACATCCCTTTACGGGATCAAGGGTCAGGCCTTAAAGGATGCCATCGATGAGTCACTCGAATTCGTAAAGCTCAGCGATAAGCGAAATGCTTTCGCCAAGACATTCTCGGGCGGCATGAAGAGAAGACTTAATATCGCGTGTGCGTTAGGACATCATCCGAAGCTCCTTATCTTCGACGAGCCTACGGTAGGTATCGATCCGCAGTCGAGAAACTTCATCCTCGAGAGCATCAAGGAAGCCAATAAGAAAGGCGCGACCGTCATCTACACGAGCCACTATATGGAGGAGGTCGAGGCGATCTGTACGCGTATCGCGATCATGGATAACGGCAAGATCATCGCTATCGGCACCAAGGATGAGCTTAAGGACATGGTAAGGAAGAACAGGGACGAGGATATCTCCCTCGAGGAAGTATTCCTTACGCTTACGGGAAAGAAGTTAAGGGATTATACGGAAGGTTAA
- a CDS encoding kanamycin kinase/aminoglycoside 3'-phosphotransferase-3, translating to MDSLIKSLPEDIRKHIEGREYSIDDIGKSGSKILIFDDMVLKITDKSSDDKDAVEMMRWLEGKLPAPGVIAFTEDDIHCYLLMTRVKGKMPCDRYFMERPEVLIPLLAKSIKMLWSIDPKDCPVVKDLDGELQKAEYRVEHGLVDISDAEPDTFGEGGRFKDPEELLTWLKTNRPSYEPVLSHGDLCLPNILIENSDISGFIDMGNCGIADKWEDIAMCYRSLRHNFDGTYGKFYQGIDPNLLFKELGIEPDWEKIDYYILLDELF from the coding sequence ATGGACAGTCTGATAAAGAGCCTGCCTGAAGATATACGAAAGCATATAGAAGGCAGAGAATATTCGATAGACGATATAGGTAAGTCAGGATCGAAGATACTGATCTTCGACGATATGGTGCTGAAGATAACGGATAAGTCTTCGGATGATAAAGACGCAGTAGAGATGATGCGCTGGCTCGAAGGAAAGCTCCCGGCGCCCGGAGTCATCGCTTTCACAGAGGATGACATCCACTGCTATCTTCTCATGACGAGGGTCAAGGGGAAGATGCCCTGCGACAGATACTTTATGGAGCGCCCGGAAGTACTGATCCCGCTCCTTGCCAAGTCCATAAAGATGCTCTGGAGCATCGACCCAAAGGACTGCCCCGTTGTGAAGGATCTTGACGGGGAACTACAAAAAGCGGAATACAGGGTAGAGCATGGTCTTGTGGATATAAGTGATGCCGAGCCGGATACTTTCGGTGAGGGCGGCAGGTTTAAAGATCCTGAGGAACTCCTTACGTGGCTTAAGACGAATAGACCTTCCTATGAGCCCGTACTTTCCCACGGCGATCTCTGCCTTCCCAATATCCTCATTGAGAACAGCGACATAAGCGGCTTCATTGATATGGGTAACTGCGGTATCGCCGACAAGTGGGAGGATATCGCCATGTGCTATCGAAGCCTAAGACATAACTTCGACGGAACATACGGCAAGTTCTATCAGGGTATCGATCCGAACCTCCTGTTCAAGGAGCTCGGGATAGAGCCCGATTGGGAGAAGATAGACTACTATATACTACTGGATGAGCTCTTCTAA
- a CDS encoding ketopantoate reductase, protein MKILVIGTGAVGCAIAIAAADAGMETAVLARANTASYIREHGLMRTGIFGEKNIAPDRIAVYEDYDQIPSGFDYIAVASKTMANKTVADSLAAYRDIVGSEGRIVLFQNGWGNDEPYLVHFPVSQVFNARVITGFERTEPGVTKVTVHTAPILLGSLHGEGTAELEPLAKAINDSGIPSETSDQLEEALWAKMLYNTTLNPLGAILNMSYGELAASEHLVSIMNSLIEETFAVIDAAGYKTFWKTPKEYMDVFYGKLVPDTVAHRASTLQDIEKRQKTEIDTLNGCVQKIGRKYGVKTPTHDMIVEMIKGIEDIRC, encoded by the coding sequence ATGAAGATACTTGTAATAGGAACAGGTGCCGTAGGTTGCGCGATAGCTATCGCAGCTGCTGATGCGGGTATGGAGACTGCAGTTCTGGCGAGAGCCAATACCGCGTCATATATTCGTGAGCACGGTCTCATGAGAACGGGTATATTCGGAGAGAAGAATATCGCTCCCGATCGTATCGCCGTCTACGAGGATTACGATCAGATCCCCTCGGGGTTCGACTATATTGCAGTAGCTTCCAAGACGATGGCTAATAAGACGGTTGCAGATTCGCTTGCAGCATACAGGGATATCGTCGGAAGCGAAGGTCGTATCGTTCTCTTTCAAAACGGCTGGGGAAACGATGAACCTTACCTTGTTCATTTCCCCGTATCTCAGGTATTTAATGCGAGGGTCATTACGGGATTTGAGAGGACCGAGCCCGGCGTTACAAAGGTGACGGTACATACGGCTCCCATACTTCTCGGATCACTTCACGGGGAGGGAACAGCTGAGCTCGAACCGTTGGCGAAAGCGATCAATGATTCGGGTATCCCGTCGGAGACTTCCGATCAGCTCGAGGAGGCTCTTTGGGCGAAGATGCTCTATAACACGACTCTTAATCCTCTGGGTGCGATCCTTAATATGAGCTACGGTGAGCTCGCCGCTTCGGAGCATCTCGTATCGATAATGAATTCGCTTATCGAGGAGACTTTCGCGGTGATAGATGCAGCAGGATATAAGACATTCTGGAAGACTCCGAAGGAATATATGGATGTCTTTTACGGTAAGCTCGTCCCCGATACTGTCGCACATCGTGCATCCACTTTGCAGGACATAGAGAAGCGCCAGAAGACTGAGATAGATACACTGAACGGATGCGTTCAGAAGATAGGAAGAAAGTACGGCGTAAAGACTCCCACTCACGACATGATCGTCGAGATGATAAAGGGAATAGAAGATATCAGGTGTTAA
- a CDS encoding phosphoesterase, MJ0936 family, producing MNIAVLSDIHGNDIALEACLEYLKERYIDAYCFLGDYTGELPGIEKTMKMLYDLKRDHECYFIRGNKENYQADGLGQEHHEWDEFPSTVGMLRYAYDHLTREDIEFFNSLPITKKLSFKGLPDIVLCHGSSRKVNEKLLPDSESLREVTAESDADLIVCGHTHKVMDTMCGNVRVINPGSVGVSIDIPYSYRFLILHVQDGKWEPEFISLQADINRIVSSMKDAGLYEIAPYWTRFTELLITGKNGSYTHAGMLNMAMNICLEKFGECAWPKIPEECFAQAYMKICE from the coding sequence GTGAACATCGCAGTACTATCTGACATACACGGTAACGACATCGCTCTTGAGGCATGCCTTGAATATCTGAAAGAAAGATATATAGATGCATATTGTTTCCTCGGAGACTATACAGGTGAGTTGCCCGGAATAGAGAAGACCATGAAGATGCTCTATGATCTAAAGCGCGATCATGAGTGTTACTTCATAAGAGGCAATAAAGAGAACTATCAGGCGGACGGGCTTGGTCAGGAGCACCATGAGTGGGACGAGTTCCCCAGTACGGTCGGTATGCTTCGATATGCATACGATCATCTGACACGTGAAGATATCGAGTTCTTTAACAGCCTTCCGATAACAAAGAAATTGAGCTTTAAAGGGCTGCCTGATATTGTGCTCTGTCACGGATCATCGAGAAAGGTAAATGAGAAGCTGCTGCCTGACAGCGAGAGCCTCAGGGAAGTAACGGCGGAATCGGATGCTGATCTTATCGTATGCGGTCATACTCACAAGGTCATGGATACTATGTGCGGGAATGTTCGTGTGATCAATCCTGGATCCGTAGGAGTATCAATAGATATTCCGTACAGTTATCGCTTTCTTATCCTTCACGTACAGGATGGTAAGTGGGAGCCTGAGTTCATTTCCCTGCAGGCAGATATCAATCGTATCGTGTCTTCCATGAAAGATGCGGGTCTATATGAGATCGCTCCTTACTGGACAAGATTTACAGAACTTCTCATCACGGGAAAGAACGGCTCATATACACATGCGGGTATGCTCAATATGGCGATGAATATCTGCCTTGAGAAGTTCGGCGAGTGTGCATGGCCGAAGATACCCGAGGAGTGTTTCGCGCAGGCTTACATGAAGATCTGCGAATAA
- a CDS encoding Pimeloyl-ACP methyl ester carboxylesterase, which translates to MLAEKKITTSSGDVHYLISEDIKADKVTLFFLHGLTANHDLFKGQIGHFEDRFNIINWDAPAHGTSRPFENFTYEKAAHAARQILDENGISEAVFIGQSMGGFITQSVIKRFPEIVKAFVSIDSTPYGSKYYAPSDTWWLRQIEWMSNLYPDKTLRKAIAKQCTTNERSYGNMLGMLSIYGKKELCHLMAIGFAGFLEDNCDLKIECPVLLIVGRKDKTGKVITYNKQWSEDIGVPITWIENAAHNSNDDDPETVNRAIDEFLNSKVLYNG; encoded by the coding sequence ATGCTTGCGGAAAAGAAGATAACAACCTCATCCGGAGATGTTCATTATCTGATCTCCGAAGATATAAAAGCTGATAAGGTCACGCTTTTCTTTCTTCACGGACTCACGGCGAACCACGACCTTTTCAAAGGTCAGATCGGACACTTTGAGGACAGATTTAATATCATCAACTGGGATGCTCCCGCACATGGTACATCACGTCCTTTCGAGAACTTCACATACGAGAAAGCAGCCCATGCGGCAAGGCAGATCCTGGACGAGAACGGCATCAGTGAAGCGGTATTCATCGGCCAGTCCATGGGAGGATTCATAACACAATCCGTGATAAAGAGATTCCCCGAGATCGTTAAGGCTTTCGTCTCGATCGACAGTACTCCTTATGGCAGCAAATATTACGCACCCTCGGATACATGGTGGCTCAGGCAGATCGAGTGGATGTCGAATCTTTATCCCGATAAGACCTTACGAAAGGCTATAGCCAAGCAGTGTACGACTAATGAGCGCTCGTACGGGAATATGCTCGGCATGCTCAGCATCTACGGCAAGAAGGAGCTTTGTCATCTGATGGCTATCGGGTTTGCGGGATTCCTCGAAGACAACTGTGATCTCAAGATTGAATGCCCGGTCCTTCTGATCGTGGGACGAAAGGACAAGACCGGAAAAGTAATAACTTATAACAAGCAGTGGTCCGAGGATATCGGGGTACCGATAACGTGGATCGAGAATGCCGCGCATAACTCGAACGATGACGATCCCGAAACGGTAAACAGGGCAATAGACGAGTTCTTAAACAGCAAGGTGCTGTATAATGGTTAA